tttattcacatttcGCATTTCGGAAGTGGTATGTTCgacaggatcgtagtaagtggaatcctgtggtctctgcctaccccaacgggacataggcgtgatcttatgtatgtatatatgtcaatcaatcaatcaattctttctgaccgtattcggccacagcgactcgacaactaatgagagcgtcgttcgtgtgctctcaagtgactgacatatccgatcttagcatatacgtatatatgtatatatgatcTACCCATCACAGTAGTGGTAACACCACGTAAGTAGtcgaaaaaaaaacaccaaacaAATAAGGACTagcttaatattatttattcatatggCAACTACTTTTATGTAGTCAACCAGCAACTCTGGAGTCTCCCATGTAGATAACCAGTTCTCCATATCCTTCCAGAAGTAGAGGCTGGCCTTCCGACCCTGGTTCTTCCACGGCTTGGGGCGGTAACCCTGGGTGTAATAGTCATCCCGGAACTCCGTGATCCCACCTGCTGCGACCCCGAGGGTTATGTAGAACtggaattaataaaaattaagtaatatattttagtattggaggtccgggttcgattcccgatggggacattgtcgaaatcactttgtgagactgtcctttgtttggtaaggacttttcaggcttgaatcacctgattgtccgaaaaagtaagatgattccgtgcttcggagggcacgttaagccgttggtcccggctattagccgtaaaaacacctccaccaacccgcagtggagcagcgtggtggagtaggctccataccccctccggttgattgaggggaggcctgtgcccagcagtgggacgtatataggctgtttatgttatgtatgttatgtatgtattttagttCTAGCGTGAATCTAGACCACTAATCCAAGTTCGATTATCTCCAGATCCTGGACTAACAAcgacatcatctccctagcatcatcccgtttttcacagggtccgcttacctaacctgaagatttgtcaggtccgattttttacagaagcgactgcccgtcagaccttccaatccgcgatgggaaaaccagcccaatacaggttaggtcacgtgcctccgaaaatgcattttgcgggaatgtgggttcctcacgatattttccttcagcGTACTAACAAGCGCGTCAATTTAAGACTTCTGAAATTAGAGCTACTTATCATctctggtacagtcatgagcaatataatgtaccactttaggactctgtcgcactaacatatttgacatgtagtgagacttacagttcaatttgtcaaaaaagttaatgtgacttggtaccaaagtgtatacatattaatgctcgtgaccgtacatcataAAAAGGTGCTGTATCCTGCTCAACAAGAATGATGGTTCACaggtgtcatagaataaaaaataataccacgtatagaacggtaactctccgtcccgcaccaattcgtttcAAGCACCGACCTCACCCCTACTGGATCTTGCTTTGGAAGGAGTCAGAGGGAGAGCGAGCCGACTGTATCTTGTTCGCTCTTATGCGGCACACGGTTAGAATGAGATTTACGTAAgcatgaagtatccggggtgtgcaATGACCCAAAAGAACAAACCACGTCTAAAAATTTTCTTCAGGGACAGTCTAGTAAAGTAAGAAGCAAACAGTTATTGTATAATCCAGAATATGCTTCTCCTTTGGTCTTTGACCAGAGTGGAAGTAGCGGAAGTCGTTGTCAGGATCGGGGTAAGTagaattccgtgatctctgtCTGTGATCTTATAAATGTATCCTTCTTCTCCTTCTTGCCTCGTATTCCTCAATGCTCGTGAGGTTCTGCATCACTTTCTCTTGTACGATCTATCTCCATCTGTTTCTGTCGCCGGCAGTAAGGAGGGCACTGTGAATTGTAAAGGAATGTCTGCTTCTCCAACTACTCACATTATCGTCAAAAGGCGCCATCTTAGATCCCATAGCGAGGAAGGACCTCGGCACGTCTCTGCAGTTAGGCGGGAACCGGCCCTGGAGTCCGTTGCCTAAAGGCTCGATACGGGCCCATTCTTCGTTGTCTACCAGTAGGACTATGCGATCTGGAGTACAAGTAAATTAGCTGTTAAATTTAacggactccgtggtccagtggttgttgTCCAgtggcgttgggctcacgatcccgggttcgaatcccggtggggacatatcgcaaaaatcactttgtgatccctagattggttaggaccttacaggctgatcacctgattgtccgaaagtaagatgatccgtatttcggaaggcacgttaagccgttggtcccggttactacttactgatgtaagtaagtaatcgttacatgtcaggggcctttggcggctcaataataaccatcagggttgatgaggttggtaattaaccttacaacacgatagaagaagatattttGATGAAGGTACGTCTGACTAGCTCGATTGTTTTATTCTCGTCCCCCGTTCTCCGCCATTTTCCTGCCCGCGTCAGGTTTAACTCAACTGCTTAGCTTCACTACAGAGTTTATAACTAAACAACTTCAGAATGAGCGCTCTAGCTTCAGCGGTAACTTTGTGTGTATTGATCTTGCTTCTCtactttgtaagtaagtaagtagtcgttacatgagaggTGAGATGGTGAGATGAAGGTGGTTAAGGTGAAGGTGGTGAGGTGGGGTGAGTGAGGTGAAGTGGTGGGCTAAAGGTGATAAAaacgatttcttttttctatttaaattatttacaaataataaagaaaaatgtaataataagtgctacattttgtcacgtttttctatgacgtcacagtgtgctaattccatagtcatttcgtgtcttgacgtttagtaaaaagtaactgatttgactagttggaaattgtTTGATGTTTCTGTACATACCTGGAGTCCAGTTCAGAGTGTAGACGTGGAAGTCATCTCCCCACATCTTGCCGTTGGAGAGTCTGTTCGATTGTATCAAGTACTGTCGACAGGAGTAACTCATGATCGGACCGCCATACAGAACCTGGTTATGAAACAAACAACCATTTCAATAACCAGGGCATTGAATAACCGAAACCATATTGGTTAAAACGGTTAactgtataaaattaaattacgattTCCCAGTCATTTTCTGCTACCGATAAATAAAGGCACTGTTATCTCTTCGCAGATTTTATAgtctttttattataagtattatatatttctacttttttgacgtttagaacgTTTTGTATCTTGGTTCTTTTTTTGCTTACGTCTTGTTCTTGTTggttaaaatacaataaaaatctcTCCCTCAAGCTAAGTATTTGTTCTACATTCATTTAGTAACACAGTCCACATTATagaggtataataatatatcagctaTCACCGTAGCTCACAAACATTTTGGTCCTTTTTCGGTTgcatcatcttttttttttcaccgtagctcacaataacataagctcacgactaacaCGATttaagatggactaagtacccacacctcaccgagctttctgttagaccaacgtgataggttgtgaGCCAAAATAAAGGTGTTAGATCAGACAACGTCGCACTTTAGGGAAGAGAATAttttctgtttaaaaaaaaagcacaattttataaaaacaatgagggatgttccaatcgacgttccccaaacacacgatagatggcgttgttcacttttaacgtgataattatctattgtctcattgctggggtacatcattattcaaaaatgtaatgtaatggcagaagcatacataaactgcctatatacgtcacatagctgggcacaggcctcccctcaatcaaccggagggggtacggagcatactccaccacgctgctccatgcGGGTTGCAgaagcagaagcatatataaaactaattgtccaaatatcaatatttggaTAACATTATGTATTGAATGATGTTGTACCtaaattgcttctctttattttgatcagaataataatgggtagaagttGTCATTGTACCTTCGTGTAGTAAAAAGGGTCACCATTTATACccagaaacaaatataaaagatataAAGAAACaatctattagccgtaaaaacacctccaccaacccgcagtggagcagcgtggtggagtatgctccataccccctccagttgattgaggggaggcctgtgcccagcagtgggacgtgtataggctgtttatgttatgttatgtaaagaaacaaatataaattggaagtttcatcatcatcaatttaagagccacgctcttgttggtgtagcatttaaAATACTCTCCGTGCTactattttagggaaaaatagggcagtggtagtatctctcttgccttccgccccgcagtactctgtctgacgcaagtgggatggcgcccagagtagtctattacaaagccatactaggactcctgtcctccgcctgtgaatagtactgacagttgctgctgccctctgtcaggttccaggtccagtccctgtgacttgccccttccgtcctacTTTGTCGTAGCGATGGCTCCCATcatcgcctctgcaaccgttgaggtcttcacccgtatccctgggcaagggttctacgttataccccgtaggtctgggtccccattcgaactcagccaccatctcactccggcctactgaagtatgAGAAGTGAGTGAGTATtggaagtttaaacgaagaaaaaacttaacaacgccatctatcgtgaaTTGGGGAAACCCGgttgaaaagtccctcatttacgAGGAGTGTAACAACCAACCAACCTTATTTCCAAAGTCATTGACGCCCACAGTCAATTCCCTGTTGCCTCGAGCTGACGCGATCTTCAGCACTCCTGACGCGAACAAATTGCCGTACTTCTTGCGGATTGGCTCTAATAATATCTCTGAAACATGCGATAGAGGATAAATATTACATTACTCAcgaccgtaatccctaatggggtggacagagcccagtaagcaaagacaacttgcaaccactgttgatactgaCTAGGGATCAGCCtaaatagggtgttagtgacatcgtaacaaatactgaggggtataaTTTAGACCATGAGACatttcctttcggaaaattcttaaaaaaatgagtttttttttaatttattttcagtttcatacttttgcaatagtaaattccacttgatatcaactcagaatcatggtctgaatcatccctcgaagttttcgttacgaagtcaataacaccctgtatagtcctgcgatttattatttatactagcgacccgccccggcttcgctcgggtgcaatgctggggaaaatgaaattatttacggcaTCACATTAaacacctcaaaaataacagtatttgtccactatttaatggatgttattatacatataaaccttcctcttgtatcactctatctattaaaaaaaaccgcatctaaatccgttgcgtagtttcaaagatttaagcgtacatagggatataggaacagaaaaagcgactttgttttatactatgtacttAGTGATTAGACAAATGTGGTCTATTGTCAACTTACCAGGATACAGCCAGTCTCCCTGAGGCAGTTTGGCGCGGACATGCACCGTGCCGTATGTGAAGACCAGGCCTTTGCTGGTGATCCTGCCGCTGGCTATGGGCGGCAGGATGCTCGCTCCTGACGCACGCACGGCGCATTCATTTGCTGTTGCTGTGCAGCTGAGATGGAAATATTTTGCTATCAGACTCTCTATTGTgtgagttatgaggtggatgaccaatctcatcaaccctggcgctGGGTTATTACTATTATGCCTGCGTAGTTACAttaataaatagtaaccgggaccaaccgggatcctcttactttcggatattCGGGTGATATGGAGCCCACTGAGATTCTAATTCGGGAGCTTCGgatgagccaaacgctcaaccacaggaccatacGGAAGCCGTTACAGTAAGAAGTTTCACCAAACAAATTACCTTATTTATGTCGTAAAGAAGTCAGATAACCAGCTTTGGATGGAGACTGTTACATTGACAGTAGCGTTGCCCTTAAGAAATTACAGCTTACCCCTCAAACAGGTTTAATTCTCCGGAGTAAATGGATTCATTATTGAACCCAGGCAGGTTCTGTTGTAGGACCGGGGCGATGCGAAGGTGGCCGTTTTCTACAGACACCGTTTGTTTCTGGTAAGACACGTATGGAAACTCCTGAAATATGACGTCAATTTTGTGAATAATCCTAAAATACTGCCTAGGTACTACTACTACTGTCAGACTGAAGAATACACTGAAGAGAGAATCCTGGAGGAAATGGAgggagacctttgcccagcagtggaagaCAAGACAAGAAGAATTCTAAAATACTGACCGGATGCTCTAAAGGCACATAGTGTTCGACTTGCCACAAATCTTCTCTTAAAGTGAGGAAGTCGTCTTCAAATATGGTCTGTCCAGAGCAGGCGGTGCGTCCCTGGATGATAGTCTTGGATGGTCGGCATTCCTGAACCGCTGGCTGGATTGGTGCGCCTCGGTCTTCTAATTCTGAGGAGCAAAAAAATATGTCACTGTGTTTCCTGGTTGTACCTACCACAGGACCTCccaatttgagaagcaagctggggAGTGCCGCGGgcattttttcattttgtttttttttccttttctttttttttatttttttctgtgtatggatttccgtgtggtttctgtcttgcgttgaatgtaatgtacctgtctgtctgtgtctgtggtgtccggaagtaataaatgtttctttcttttttcttttcttttatttttatttatttatttttatttattgttccatttaagaaatttatttaaatgtcgtttgtaggtttaggttaatattttgttttatattagtataagtaatttctaaataatttgtacgcgtatgtatgtctatctatataatattatacgttgaaagtctctcttatcacgtaggtcagctggaagaaatctctttgtttagagataagcttgcctgtactttctgttttctttgtatgtttcttgtgtctgttttattgtgtacaaataaataaataagaaagactcatagggggtgaggtcggcaccAGATCCGGATTGGTTCGCGGCGGAGTTACCGATCTACATAGTTATTATGCTTTATTATACGTCCAAATGcaaatgaaattatataatatgtagtctctgcttagcctGGTGAGAAATGGGCGAgtgtttatgtacctatttatcttctacaggctgttagtgacatcgtaacgaatattaagggggatgtttcagaccatgaaaaGTATCGAacggaaaacaatttaaaaaaaaatactaaaattttcatgacttttccgacaggaaattccacttgatatcgactcagaatcatccaTACTACTAAATAATATGTTTAAATGACCTAATCGCAGCAGGCGCTTGCGCCGTTCTTACATTTAAGCTATTTATGTATCTAGGTACTCACTTGAGTGAGAAACAGTATGATAAACAGAGATATGGTGTAAAAGAGTTCACGGTAGGGTCAGAGGAAGTCCTAgcaggacttacattgaccaaattggggatgtccttagaaaaggtttagtacgatctactctgaaccggcgagcgtgtgtgaaacgattgttgaatgtggaggatgcaagagaaatgtgttaggattgaagcaaatggaactccatagtctGTGCATGTGCCGGATAGTTGACTAGACGCGAGGATGGTGAGTGGTCAAAGGCCGTCACAGAATTGTGACCACGTGAAGGGAATAGGTCAGGCTTTTTATTTGCCCcaaaatggcattaattacttggccggacaaacgaggaagcaagagaaatgtgtcaggatcgaagcaaatggaattccacagtctctgcttaccccggtgggaaataggcgtgagtttgtgtatgtgtgtaggtacctacttaccagATATAGTAAACGTAAGTTTGTCCTTCAAATAGCCAGCGCTGTTCACAGAAACGAACACGTAATAATTAATGACGTCACCGACTTTAAGCTGAATATTAGGGTCGCTGAACACCCAGCGGCCGTCGGTCGCCTCCAGGACTTCCCCGGATAGTGCGCCGACGTCCTTCTTTCCTATCTGGCGGTTCACATTGCCTTGGAACACGAAGAGGCCTACGTTCGGGGCATCTGAAACGAaacatataagtattttatacaGTGTGCAGTTTTTCGGACCCAACAAACTTTAAAGCTGGATTCTACTAGTAATTTCATCGAGAAAACACCCCACATATGGGGGTATTTTATTCTTATCAACTACCTACCCTAGTTCGCCCTGGTAACtggcaatttcttccaagcatgTGTGGTCTGTTTTTTCGATAGTTCATTATAAGCCATCTGAAGACCACACTAGAAGTGGCTGCGTTTTCtgattgtacctacttactttggACTCTGCCCCATGGGCGGATCCAGAGGGCCATGGGGGTCGTgaccgcccccccccccccccccggctATGCATGGGTCATAGGTGGTCGCTGAAATTTTATGTAATTCTCTATGAcgataggttgtctgcgactGATAATCTGTCTgataaaagctggatccgctcctgcTCTGTCCACCCTATAAGGCACTACATgcatgaatttatgtatgatAACGGTATTTTGACTTAGTAACATGGATTCCTTCGTGCAGCAGATTCAATTCAAAGTTTTCCTGTTATTCTCAAACACGTTTTACGATAAACTCGCGaccttaaattattattttcaaaagtactaaaaggtacttacttttgagacaaaaaaatatgtgtttACCGAATAAAAATTATACACCctacatttttattaagtagTATACATGTAGGCAGCTGAGGTACCTTtttctaatcataataaataatgctaTTACCTGACCTCTGGCATTGGAATCACAAAATATGCTTTTAGTAAATACACTTAGGGTCAAAAACTTCTGTTTGTATATAAGCAGTTACTACCTATATCTACGTTTTGGACAgataatgttctttttttacttaaggCCATTTTACATTACCTAATCCACCGGACCCGATGATCGACACACAAGTGGACGGGAACCTCCGCTCGCTAAGCGAGAAAACACGAGATTCAgttaaatttgttaaaaaggGATTGGATATGAGGCTAccaaattaattgttatttatgatTGATGTATCATGTTGTATCAGTATGTGGATGACATTTTCTTGTAAGAAAAAGTCctctaagtacctataaaatttaagaaaaagaaGTGGACGGGAACATAATTTCGCCAAATGTACACCCGATGCATCCACTATCAGCTACGGTTATAGCTGAtataatacgtatataataTGTGAACTGTATTACTATATGAATGAGAAACGAgagttttattgtattttcaccaacaagaacaagacgtaagaccaaaaaaaaagatacaaaacgttgtcaaaaagaagaaatataaaaatgaaacatgTAAACAGACTATAAAATCTGCGAAGAGTTCACAACATGTAGACTATTGGTGTTTGTTCTAGACTTAGGTAGATAATTAActgaaatac
This sequence is a window from Pectinophora gossypiella chromosome 14, ilPecGoss1.1, whole genome shotgun sequence. Protein-coding genes within it:
- the LOC126372494 gene encoding beta-1,3-glucan-binding protein-like, whose translation is MALRRIGRLSVFSLLLLFGFINAYEIPTVNIQAFTPKGFRASIPDAPNVGLFVFQGNVNRQIGKKDVGALSGEVLEATDGRWVFSDPNIQLKVGDVINYYVFVSVNSAGYLKDKLTFTISELEDRGAPIQPAVQECRPSKTIIQGRTACSGQTIFEDDFLTLREDLWQVEHYVPLEHPEFPYVSYQKQTVSVENGHLRIAPVLQQNLPGFNNESIYSGELNLFEGCTATANECAVRASGASILPPIASGRITSKGLVFTYGTVHVRAKLPQGDWLYPEILLEPIRKKYGNLFASGVLKIASARGNRELTVGVNDFGNKVLYGGPIMSYSCRQYLIQSNRLSNGKMWGDDFHVYTLNWTPDRIVLLVDNEEWARIEPLGNGLQGRFPPNCRDVPRSFLAMGSKMAPFDDNFYITLGVAAGGITEFRDDYYTQGYRPKPWKNQGRKASLYFWKDMENWLSTWETPELLVDYIKVVAI